In Mesorhizobium sp., one DNA window encodes the following:
- a CDS encoding SIMPL domain-containing protein, with translation MTKYTLRAALAALALPAFAHTAALAQDAPRTPRIVVTGQGESAMRPDMAVLTLGVMRQAETARAALDAANAAMVEVTAAMKAEGIAERDLQTSNFSISPVYAYPSSDTPGQPPKITGYEVNNTLTVRLRDIAKLGAVLDKAVTLGVNQGGGISFTNDDPSTALTQARIKAVEDAMAKAKTLAEAAGVGLGLVIEISEQSFMPQPMPYAMKARDAVAASVPVEAGENAYRVDVNVTFELRP, from the coding sequence ATGACGAAATACACGCTCAGGGCGGCGTTGGCCGCACTTGCCCTGCCGGCCTTTGCCCACACGGCCGCACTCGCCCAGGATGCGCCGCGCACGCCCCGCATCGTCGTGACCGGCCAGGGCGAATCGGCCATGCGGCCCGATATGGCGGTGCTGACGCTCGGCGTCATGCGCCAGGCCGAGACCGCGCGAGCTGCCCTCGACGCGGCCAACGCCGCGATGGTCGAGGTGACCGCGGCGATGAAGGCGGAAGGCATCGCGGAGCGCGACTTGCAGACCTCCAATTTCTCGATCTCCCCGGTCTATGCCTATCCCTCCTCGGACACTCCCGGCCAGCCGCCGAAGATCACCGGCTACGAAGTCAACAACACGCTGACCGTGCGCCTGCGCGACATCGCCAAGCTCGGCGCCGTGCTCGACAAGGCCGTGACGCTGGGCGTCAATCAGGGCGGCGGCATATCCTTCACCAATGACGACCCGTCGACCGCGCTGACGCAGGCGCGCATCAAGGCGGTTGAGGATGCAATGGCGAAGGCGAAGACGCTTGCCGAAGCAGCCGGCGTCGGCCTCGGCCTGGTGATCGAGATATCGGAGCAGAGTTTCATGCCGCAGCCCATGCCCTACGCCATGAAAGCGCGCGATGCGGTAGCGGCGAGCGTCCCGGTCGAGGCCGGCGAAAACGCCTATCGCGTCGACGTCAACGTTACCTTCGAACTGAGGCCGTAG
- a CDS encoding aspartate aminotransferase family protein translates to MRETNFLTENNARQVWHPMAHPAEMRAKPPRIVKAASGVEITDIDGKTVLDAVGGLWNVNLGYSCDPIKQAIRDQLDDLPYYSAFRGTTNPPLIELAYELAEWFRPDGLSRAFFTSGGSDSVETCLRLARQYHKVNGQPERTKFVALKKGYHGTHFGGASVNGNSNFRRNYEPLLPGVFHLAAPYPYRNPFGTDDPQEIAAAIARQFEDEIAFQSADTIAALIMEPVLGAGGVMVPHETFMPMMRAICDRHGILLIADEVITAFGRTGAWSGSRLWGVKPDLMATAKAITNGYYPFGAVMIAEKVAEAFEADRTAFGSIGHGYTYSGHPVGAAAALATLKETRRLDVAANAAARGNELFAGLRGLKQRHDLVGDVRGKGLMCALELVSDRAKKTAASKDVVQRVQDVAYEAGVMIRTSGANVIISPPLVITAGDVDRILSALEAGLTAGAAG, encoded by the coding sequence ATGCGCGAAACGAATTTCCTCACCGAGAACAACGCCCGTCAAGTCTGGCACCCGATGGCGCACCCTGCCGAAATGCGGGCCAAGCCGCCGCGCATCGTCAAGGCAGCCTCCGGCGTGGAAATCACCGACATCGACGGCAAGACGGTGCTGGACGCCGTCGGCGGCCTTTGGAACGTCAACCTCGGCTATTCCTGCGATCCGATCAAGCAGGCGATCCGCGACCAGCTCGACGACCTGCCCTATTACTCGGCCTTTCGCGGCACCACCAACCCGCCGCTGATCGAACTGGCCTACGAACTGGCCGAGTGGTTCAGGCCGGACGGGCTCAGCCGCGCCTTCTTCACCTCGGGCGGTTCGGATTCGGTGGAAACCTGCCTGCGGCTTGCCCGCCAGTATCACAAGGTGAACGGCCAGCCCGAGCGGACGAAATTCGTGGCTCTGAAGAAGGGCTATCACGGCACCCATTTCGGCGGCGCCTCGGTCAACGGCAATTCCAATTTCCGCCGCAACTATGAGCCGCTGCTGCCGGGTGTGTTCCACCTCGCCGCCCCCTACCCCTACCGCAACCCGTTCGGCACCGACGATCCGCAGGAGATCGCGGCCGCCATCGCCCGGCAGTTCGAGGACGAGATCGCCTTCCAGTCCGCCGACACCATCGCCGCCCTGATCATGGAGCCGGTGCTCGGCGCCGGCGGGGTCATGGTGCCGCACGAGACCTTCATGCCGATGATGCGCGCCATCTGCGACAGGCACGGCATTTTGCTGATCGCCGACGAGGTGATCACCGCCTTCGGCCGCACCGGCGCCTGGAGCGGCTCGCGCCTGTGGGGGGTGAAGCCCGACCTGATGGCGACCGCCAAGGCGATCACCAACGGCTACTATCCCTTCGGCGCGGTGATGATCGCCGAGAAAGTCGCCGAGGCGTTCGAGGCAGACAGGACCGCGTTTGGATCGATCGGCCACGGCTACACCTATTCCGGCCATCCGGTGGGTGCCGCGGCGGCGCTGGCGACGCTGAAGGAAACCAGGCGCCTGGACGTCGCCGCAAACGCGGCCGCGCGCGGCAACGAGTTGTTCGCGGGACTGCGCGGGCTGAAGCAGAGGCATGATCTGGTCGGAGACGTGCGCGGCAAGGGTCTCATGTGCGCGCTCGAACTCGTGTCAGACCGGGCGAAGAAGACGGCTGCATCCAAGGACGTGGTCCAGCGGGTGCAGGACGTGGCCTACGAGGCGGGCGTGATGATCCGCACTTCCGGCGCAAACGTCATCATCTCGCCGCCGCTAGTCATCACCGCGGGCGATGTCGACCGCATCCTCTCAGCGCTCGAGGCCGGACTGACCGCCGGCGCCGCAGGATAG
- a CDS encoding HAD-IA family hydrolase produces the protein MTADRALILDFGGVVTRTLFETHDITERALGLAPGTLTWLGPFDTANDPLWASMQRREITERDYWMTRTAEVGRLVGEDWTDMKTFVQRARGAEPDLVLRPEARDAITRAKAAGLKLAILSNELDLFYGVEFRRRFPLIGMFDVIVDATYTGILKPDPRAYELVIAELGLPRDACVFVDDQLKNIEGAAAVNLLNVHFDVTRPADGYARALSMLGL, from the coding sequence ATGACCGCAGACCGCGCGCTCATTCTCGATTTCGGCGGAGTTGTCACCCGCACCCTGTTCGAGACCCATGACATCACCGAACGGGCGCTGGGCCTCGCGCCGGGCACGCTAACCTGGCTTGGCCCGTTCGACACGGCGAACGATCCGCTCTGGGCGTCGATGCAGCGACGCGAGATCACCGAACGCGACTACTGGATGACCCGGACCGCCGAGGTGGGCCGGCTGGTCGGCGAAGACTGGACGGACATGAAGACCTTCGTCCAGCGCGCGCGCGGTGCCGAACCCGATCTGGTGCTGCGGCCGGAGGCACGCGACGCCATAACCCGGGCGAAGGCCGCCGGCCTGAAGCTCGCCATCCTGTCGAACGAACTCGACCTGTTCTACGGCGTCGAGTTCCGCCGGCGCTTCCCGCTCATCGGCATGTTCGACGTCATCGTCGACGCCACCTACACCGGCATTCTGAAACCGGATCCCCGCGCCTACGAACTCGTGATCGCCGAACTCGGCCTGCCGCGCGACGCCTGCGTCTTCGTCGACGACCAGTTGAAGAACATCGAGGGCGCCGCCGCCGTCAACCTGCTCAACGTCCATTTCGACGTGACCCGCCCGGCCGACGGCTACGCCCGCGCCCTTTCCATGCTTGGACTTTGA
- a CDS encoding Tm-1-like ATP-binding domain-containing protein: MTTATRATAPARLPRILVIGTGDTKSDELQFMAGIIRDAGAVPVMADVSVLADPPYRPDYSRHDIARSAGTSIEAIIASGDENSAMALMSKGAAALAVDLHVAGQADGVIILGGSMGTDLALDVAAALPLGVPKFVVSTIAYSHLVPAERIAPDLMMILWAGGLYGLNEICRSVLSQACGAVVGAVRSGLKPAADRPLIGMTSLGSSCLRYMKTLKPELEKRGYEVAVFHSTGMGGRAFEAIAAQKGFAAVFDFCLQEVVNHQNGTVVTSGPDRMENAGRTGTPQIVAPGAIDMVDLPAWQPRPPLLVDRPYHAHNRLIGSVTTSPDGRRATAALIGEKLAGAQGPVAFLLPLAGIQEWDRPGEPLHDPEGLKAFVQAMRPVLPDFVELHEVDDHINSPGFSAAALAIFDDWVTRGIVPQGRP; encoded by the coding sequence ATGACCACGGCCACGCGCGCGACGGCACCGGCCCGCCTGCCCCGCATACTCGTCATCGGGACAGGCGACACCAAATCCGACGAACTCCAGTTCATGGCGGGGATCATTCGCGACGCCGGCGCGGTCCCGGTCATGGCCGACGTCAGCGTTCTCGCCGACCCGCCTTACAGGCCGGACTATTCCCGGCACGACATCGCCAGATCCGCAGGAACCTCGATCGAGGCGATTATCGCCAGCGGCGACGAGAACTCCGCCATGGCGCTCATGTCGAAAGGGGCCGCCGCTCTCGCCGTCGATCTGCACGTCGCCGGACAGGCCGACGGCGTCATCATCCTCGGCGGCTCGATGGGCACCGACCTGGCACTCGACGTTGCCGCGGCCCTGCCCCTCGGCGTCCCCAAATTCGTGGTCTCGACAATTGCCTATTCGCACCTCGTCCCGGCGGAGCGGATCGCCCCGGACCTGATGATGATCCTGTGGGCCGGCGGTCTCTACGGTCTGAATGAAATCTGCCGATCCGTGCTGTCGCAGGCCTGCGGAGCAGTCGTCGGCGCCGTGCGCTCCGGCCTGAAACCCGCAGCGGATCGGCCCTTGATCGGCATGACCTCGCTCGGCTCTTCCTGTCTCAGATACATGAAGACCCTGAAGCCAGAGCTCGAGAAGCGCGGCTACGAAGTGGCCGTGTTTCATTCGACCGGCATGGGCGGACGGGCCTTCGAGGCGATCGCCGCACAAAAGGGCTTTGCCGCGGTGTTCGATTTCTGCTTGCAGGAAGTCGTCAATCACCAGAACGGCACGGTGGTGACCTCCGGTCCCGACCGCATGGAAAACGCCGGCCGCACCGGAACGCCGCAGATCGTCGCGCCCGGCGCGATCGACATGGTCGACCTTCCGGCCTGGCAGCCGCGGCCGCCGTTGCTGGTCGACCGGCCATACCACGCCCACAACCGCCTGATCGGGTCGGTCACCACCTCGCCGGACGGGCGCCGGGCAACGGCGGCGCTGATCGGCGAGAAGCTTGCCGGCGCGCAGGGTCCGGTCGCTTTCCTGCTGCCGCTCGCCGGCATCCAGGAATGGGACCGGCCGGGCGAGCCGCTGCACGATCCGGAGGGTCTCAAGGCTTTCGTCCAGGCGATGCGTCCGGTCCTGCCCGATTTCGTCGAACTGCATGAGGTCGACGACCACATCAACTCGCCCGGCTTCTCCGCCGCGGCCCTCGCCATATTCGATGACTGGGTGACACGTGGCATCGTCCCGCAGGGCCGGCCATGA
- a CDS encoding IclR family transcriptional regulator translates to MSTVGKALSVLDCLSQLNAEPGLTDIARLCGLDKATTRRMLVELEKHGFVEQDAQTRKYRIGSAPMRLARIREARYPFLRIAIPFVKELAEASQETVHLSEMSAGRLSTIHVEDSPRAHRVIVEIGSPLPFHATASGLAYLAFCTEQQIDAALSRPLEAFTPHTATDPALVRRLLDETLARGFSIGDQSFESGVVSTAAPVLSPAGLPIGAIAIAAPVARTDDATINAFGAMVRESAGRLSEKYYGSEKPRGTTVQNERNG, encoded by the coding sequence ATGAGCACTGTCGGAAAAGCGCTGTCCGTGCTGGACTGCCTTTCCCAGTTGAACGCCGAACCCGGATTGACCGACATCGCGCGCCTGTGCGGGCTCGACAAGGCGACGACCCGGCGCATGCTCGTCGAGCTGGAAAAGCACGGCTTCGTCGAACAGGATGCGCAAACGCGCAAATACCGGATCGGATCGGCTCCGATGCGACTGGCGCGCATTCGCGAGGCGCGGTACCCGTTCCTGCGGATCGCCATTCCCTTCGTGAAAGAACTCGCCGAGGCCTCGCAGGAGACCGTCCATCTCTCGGAGATGTCGGCGGGGCGGCTGTCGACGATCCATGTCGAGGATTCCCCACGCGCCCATAGGGTCATCGTCGAGATAGGTTCTCCCCTGCCCTTTCACGCCACTGCTTCGGGGCTCGCCTATCTTGCCTTCTGCACTGAGCAGCAGATCGATGCGGCCCTGTCGCGCCCCCTGGAGGCGTTCACTCCGCATACGGCGACGGACCCGGCACTGGTCCGGCGACTGCTCGACGAGACGCTCGCGCGCGGCTTTTCGATCGGCGATCAGAGCTTCGAAAGCGGCGTCGTCAGCACGGCGGCGCCGGTTCTGTCGCCCGCCGGTCTCCCCATCGGCGCGATCGCAATCGCGGCCCCGGTGGCGCGCACCGACGATGCGACAATCAACGCTTTCGGCGCGATGGTCCGGGAAAGTGCAGGCCGCCTTTCCGAAAAATACTACGGGTCGGAAAAACCCCGGGGAACGACAGTGCAAAACGAAAGGAACGGCTGA
- the hpaR gene encoding homoprotocatechuate degradation operon regulator HpaR, which produces MTSADRVTSEHRSLAIGLLRAREAVMSHFRPMLAAHDVTEQQWRVIRALAESGTLDATEVAETAFILAPSLTRMIRSLEDRSFVTRRRDEADGRRVLLELAPAGRAMIEEVMADSRRIYADIYARFGEERVEELLDMLDDLAALKRNGQPRE; this is translated from the coding sequence ATGACCAGTGCCGACCGCGTTACCAGCGAGCACCGCTCGTTGGCGATCGGGCTGCTGCGCGCCCGCGAAGCGGTGATGAGCCACTTCCGGCCGATGCTGGCGGCCCATGATGTGACCGAGCAGCAGTGGCGCGTCATCCGTGCACTGGCCGAGTCGGGGACGCTGGACGCCACGGAAGTTGCGGAGACGGCCTTCATTCTGGCGCCCAGCCTTACCCGAATGATCCGCTCGCTGGAGGATCGCTCCTTTGTCACCAGGCGCAGGGACGAAGCCGACGGGCGCCGGGTTTTGCTGGAACTCGCGCCGGCAGGCCGCGCCATGATCGAGGAAGTCATGGCGGACAGCCGGCGGATCTATGCGGATATCTATGCGCGGTTCGGGGAGGAGCGTGTCGAGGAACTGCTGGACATGCTCGACGACCTTGCCGCGCTCAAGCGCAATGGCCAGCCGCGCGAGTGA
- the hpaH gene encoding 2-oxo-hept-4-ene-1,7-dioate hydratase, whose protein sequence is MLTKDQIDAAAARLDEAERTRVQIGLLSLQYPEIGMDDAYAIQAAWVRRKIAAGRRVIGWKIGLTSKAMQYALNIDIPDSGVLFDDMVFENGATVPGNRFIQPRIEAEIAFVMKAPLKGPGVTVFDVLNATDYVTPALEILDTRILRVDPETGKARTVHDTISDNAANAGIVTGGRAMRPDEIDMRWMGAIVSRNAEVEETGLGAGVLNQPARGIAWLANRLAQYGQGIESGQIVLAGSFIRPIEARHGDTIVGDFGRYGTVSLFFE, encoded by the coding sequence ATGCTGACCAAAGACCAGATCGATGCCGCAGCGGCCCGTCTCGACGAAGCCGAGCGCACCCGCGTCCAGATCGGGCTCCTGTCGCTGCAATATCCCGAGATCGGCATGGATGACGCCTATGCCATACAGGCCGCCTGGGTGCGAAGGAAGATCGCCGCCGGACGCAGGGTGATCGGCTGGAAGATCGGGCTGACCTCCAAGGCCATGCAATATGCGCTGAACATCGACATTCCGGATTCCGGTGTCCTGTTCGACGACATGGTTTTCGAAAACGGCGCGACTGTGCCTGGAAATCGCTTCATCCAGCCCCGCATCGAGGCCGAGATCGCCTTCGTCATGAAGGCGCCGCTGAAGGGCCCCGGCGTCACCGTCTTCGATGTGTTGAACGCGACGGACTATGTGACGCCGGCGCTCGAAATCCTCGATACCCGCATCCTGCGCGTCGACCCGGAGACCGGGAAGGCCCGCACGGTCCACGACACGATCTCCGACAATGCCGCTAATGCCGGTATCGTCACCGGTGGCCGGGCCATGCGGCCCGACGAGATCGACATGCGATGGATGGGAGCGATCGTCAGCCGCAACGCCGAGGTCGAGGAAACGGGCCTTGGGGCCGGCGTCCTCAACCAGCCGGCCCGCGGCATTGCCTGGCTTGCCAACCGTCTGGCTCAATACGGCCAGGGCATCGAATCGGGCCAGATCGTGCTCGCCGGCTCCTTCATCAGGCCCATCGAGGCACGGCACGGCGACACCATCGTCGGCGATTTCGGGCGGTACGGTACGGTCAGCCTGTTCTTCGAATAG
- a CDS encoding fumarylacetoacetate hydrolase family protein encodes MSTRPGLLSFRHGGSLKYGVVMDDGVVDLSKRHPQWQSLRDVIEAGALLSLSEEGTALPADMPLSEITFEIPIPAPEKIICVGVNFPDRNEEYKDGQAAPANPSLFVRFPRSFTGHDQPLIRPPESLQLDYEGEIVIVISKGGRRIPEAQALDHVAALSLCNEGTIRDWVRHAKFNVTQGKNFDRSGSIGPWLVPYTDESQLADIKLETRVNGEIRQSDRTGRMIFPFRKIIGYISTFTTLVPGDMIVTGTPTGAGARFDPPIWLKPGDSVEVEAEGIGTLRNSIADEV; translated from the coding sequence ATGTCGACGAGGCCCGGGCTTCTGAGTTTCCGCCACGGGGGTAGCCTGAAATACGGTGTCGTCATGGACGACGGAGTGGTCGATCTCTCGAAGCGCCATCCGCAGTGGCAGAGCCTGCGCGACGTGATCGAGGCGGGCGCCCTCCTCTCGCTTTCGGAGGAAGGCACGGCCCTCCCCGCCGATATGCCGCTGTCCGAAATCACCTTCGAAATACCGATCCCGGCGCCGGAAAAGATCATCTGCGTCGGCGTCAACTTCCCGGACCGCAACGAGGAATACAAGGACGGCCAGGCCGCCCCCGCCAATCCGTCGCTCTTCGTGCGCTTCCCGCGCTCTTTCACTGGACACGACCAGCCGCTTATCCGGCCGCCTGAAAGCCTACAGCTCGACTATGAGGGGGAGATCGTCATCGTCATCAGTAAGGGCGGCCGGCGCATTCCCGAGGCACAGGCGCTCGACCACGTCGCCGCTTTGTCTCTGTGCAATGAAGGCACGATCCGCGATTGGGTTCGCCACGCCAAGTTCAACGTCACCCAGGGCAAGAACTTCGACCGCTCGGGATCCATCGGCCCCTGGCTCGTCCCCTACACGGACGAGAGCCAGCTTGCCGACATCAAACTGGAGACCCGTGTCAACGGCGAGATCCGCCAGAGCGACCGCACAGGCCGGATGATCTTTCCGTTCCGCAAGATCATCGGCTACATCTCGACCTTCACCACGCTGGTGCCGGGCGACATGATCGTCACCGGCACCCCGACCGGCGCCGGCGCCCGCTTCGATCCGCCGATCTGGTTGAAGCCCGGCGATAGTGTGGAAGTCGAGGCCGAGGGCATCGGCACCTTGCGCAACTCGATCGCGGACGAGGTTTGA
- the hpaD gene encoding 3,4-dihydroxyphenylacetate 2,3-dioxygenase, with product MALPPPNLYPPFNIVRLSHVEFGVRDLARSRAFYVDTLGLQVTDETSDAIFLRAMEERGHHCVVLRKSDKSEARDLGFKVYDETELDKAARFFEGKGLPVQWVERPYQSRTFRTRDPHGIPLEFYSRMDRLPPIHQKYALYRGVKPLRIDHFNCFSSNVDESVAFYNEIGFRVTEYTEDDETGRLWAAWTHRKGGVHDIAFTNGTGPRLHHTAFWVPTPLNIIDLLDLMSTTGWVSHIERGPGRHGISNAFFLYVLDPDGHRIEIYCSDYQTVDPDLEPIKWDLKDPQRQTLWGAPAPRSWFENGSVFADTPVRASDLKSQPIIAP from the coding sequence ATGGCACTGCCCCCACCCAATCTTTATCCGCCGTTCAACATCGTGCGCCTCAGCCACGTCGAATTCGGCGTCCGCGATCTCGCCAGGTCGCGCGCGTTCTATGTCGACACGCTCGGCCTGCAGGTGACCGACGAGACCTCCGACGCGATCTTTCTTCGGGCGATGGAGGAACGCGGACATCACTGCGTCGTACTGAGGAAATCGGACAAGTCGGAAGCCCGTGACCTCGGCTTCAAGGTTTATGACGAAACGGAACTCGACAAGGCGGCACGCTTCTTCGAAGGCAAGGGGCTGCCGGTGCAATGGGTCGAACGTCCCTACCAGTCGCGCACCTTCCGCACCCGCGACCCGCACGGAATTCCGTTGGAATTCTATTCGAGAATGGACCGGCTGCCGCCGATCCACCAGAAATATGCCCTCTACCGGGGCGTCAAACCTCTGCGCATCGACCATTTCAACTGCTTCTCGTCGAATGTCGACGAGAGCGTCGCCTTCTACAACGAAATCGGGTTCCGAGTGACCGAATACACCGAGGACGACGAGACCGGACGCCTCTGGGCCGCCTGGACCCATCGCAAGGGCGGCGTGCACGACATCGCTTTCACCAACGGCACCGGCCCGCGCCTGCACCACACCGCGTTCTGGGTGCCGACGCCGCTCAACATCATCGACCTGCTCGACCTGATGTCCACGACCGGCTGGGTCTCCCACATCGAGCGCGGCCCCGGCCGCCACGGCATCTCGAACGCCTTCTTCCTCTACGTCCTCGATCCGGACGGGCACCGCATCGAAATCTACTGCTCGGACTACCAGACGGTCGACCCCGATCTCGAACCGATCAAGTGGGATCTGAAGGACCCGCAGCGCCAGACGCTCTGGGGCGCGCCCGCGCCGCGCTCATGGTTCGAGAACGGCAGCGTCTTTGCCGATACGCCGGTGCGCGCCTCGGACCTGAAGTCGCAGCCGATCATCGCGCCCTAG